The Primulina eburnea isolate SZY01 chromosome 12, ASM2296580v1, whole genome shotgun sequence genome includes the window taaaactgatGAGTCAGGGAACATCATTCGAAACAAAGCAAGGTTGGTCGCTCAAGGGTACACACAGGTTGAAGGggttgattttgatgagacaTTTGCACCTGTTGCCCGCATTGAGTCTATCCGACTTTTTCTAGCTATTGTATGCTTTATGAAAatcaaattgtttcaaatggatgttaaaagtgaaTTTTTGAATGGGATTTTGTGTGAAGAAGTATATGTTAGACATCCTAAAGGATTCGAAGATCCACATAATCTGGATCATGTATACAAGTTGAAAAAGGCTCTCTATGGTTTTAAGCAAGCACCTCGTGCTTGGTATGGCAGATTGACTGAATACCTACTCGAAATTTGATTCAAACGAGGTGACATAGATAAAACTCTCTTTATTCAAAAATCCAAAGGTGAGATCCTTATTTGCcaaatctatgttgatgatatcattttcGGCTCTTCATCCCAAAAGCATGCTAATAATTTTGTTGAATGCATGTCTACTacttttgaaatgagcatggttgGTGAATTACATTTCTTTCTTGGCCTACAgattaaacaaatgcatgatgaCATCTTTTTGTGCCAAAGTAAGTATGCCAAAAATCTGATAAAGAAATTTGCTAATGAGAACTATAAGCACATGAAGACACCTATGAGctcaaatgaaaaattatcCAAAGACGATGCTGCCGAAAATGTTGACAACACCCTATATCGCAGCATCATAGGAAGTCTCGTGTACTTAACTGCTAGCCGCCATGACTTAATGTTTAGCGTTTGTTTGTGTGCTAGATACCAATCTAATCCTAAGATTTCTCACTTAAAAGCCGTAAAACGTATCTTACGATACATAGCCGGAACCATTGACTTAGGATTATGGTATACACACGAAACCAACTCAAATCTAGTAGGGTTCTCAGATGCTGATTGGGTCGGGGATTTGGATGCTAGAAAAAGTACTTCTGGTGGTTTCTATCTTGGAAATAATTTGATATCATGGCATAGTAGAAAACAGAACTGTGTATCACtttcaactgctgaatctgaatatGTGGCAGCTGCAAGTGGTTGTACTCAActtttgtggatgaatcaaatgatagaAGATTATTGGCTTAAAAGTGAACCCTTAGTTATGTACTGTATAATTCAAGTGCTATtaacatttcaaaaaatccggtacaacactctcgaacaaatcatattaacataagacatcattttattcgagatctTGTAGAAAAAGGATTGGTTCAAATGGAGTTTGTCGATACCAATAACCAACTGGCTGACATATTCACCAAAGCATTGGATTTTGAGAGGTTCTCCAACCTTAagaaatctctcagcatgtgttcTGCCTAATCATTCTTGGATGTTGtctcagatgttacaacatctcggacaacatctcATTTGCATATGCATCTTTAGGACTTAGACTTACTGCATTGCATTCATACTGTGATATAGTGTGTGGAAACTGTGTAGCATAATTTTCTGATGTACTTACAATTCCTTGCTATATTTTAAGAAACTTCAGACATATTCATGTAAACTTAGTAACAAAAGATTTGAAGTACGGTCACTTGTCTCTAAACAAGGTGACAAATAACCCGAGACATTGAAATACAATCATTAATAATGGGTCTGTGTTTAGAAGGAaagatggaaaaagctacctaaatTAGCCCAATGAAGGCTGGATTTTaagtgtgggagctacccctTCTATATATGAACACAGAAATAggagaaaatggaaaaagctacatAGGGGAGTCCAATAAAGactgttcttctagtgtgggagctaccactccTATGTTCataaaattgttaaatcattgtGTGTAAAGAAAAAATTGGAAATTGTTTTTTGAATTGTGTGTGTTGTCAGAAGATGTTGCCAACATTTGTGACAACACTTCATTCGTACACATATCTCATATTTGCTCACATGCTTTTATTTATGTTACACTCTGTTATTAGGCATCCataagtcatgcataaacataacattgTGAATTTTGTCGTGTCATAAGGATATTCGTATGTAAACAAagaaaaattctataaaaatccAATTTTTGCAGTATTTCGAATTCATGTGATTGTTGATGTCTAGTGGCGCTAAAATTTGATGTGGAGTTATTTctggaaattttgaaaatatatcgTACACAAATCATCCCAGTAATTACCTGGATGGGTTAACGGTTCAATTTCAGCGCTTAATTTTCTAACTGTTAGATTAGGTTGGTTACAATTTTTTTAACCATTGTGGGGATTGTGCATTATTACTGTTTACTTTATACTCATTTATCTCACAATTCTGATCATCGGTATTTCATTTAAACTCCTTGAAAACCCTAGCACTATTCACCGACTAATTTGCTCTCTGATATTTTTATCCGAGTTTTTTTTTCTCAAATCGAGCTACTCTCTCTAAAATTCATGTAATTCACTCTCTGAAATGGCAGGAAGGGCTTTGATCCACACGACATCCTAAGCGAAATGGACCATACAGAGGATGTTTCCTCACCTCACTCAACACCTGCTGCAACACCTTCTGTCCAGAACCTGCAGATCATTCCAGCTGCTCTTATGCCAGAGCCTTTGGAAGTTATTGTTCCCGGCGAACCTGGGAATTCTTTTGATGTTGATAATCCACCGATAATCCAGGTGTTTGATCCTCCGCGCCAGTAAGTGCGTCGCTCCCAAAGACATGCAGGATATAACCCTGATTTGACCACCTCCAAACGATTTCGTCGAAAGGGTGAAGGGACGAGCCGACCTTCACTTGCTGACCCTGATCACACCTCAGGTGATGACTCTTCTGATGAAGATTTTGAACTTGTGGCCCGTACGAAGAGGGTTCCTCCGTCCTCAGCCAGCAGTGCTTCCTCCGGTGACTCTACTCCTTCTGTTATGGACATCCCGCCTCCTCCTCCACCAATGTCCTCACCACCTCGTGACGAGAAAATTACGTTGGCCCAATTTATGGCCAACGTCAATGGCCAACAAGCTGCTCGATCATCTGGCCCAAATGTTTCTGAAGACTCTAGTGCCTCCGCTCATACCGTACCAGTAGATGCTTCTGCTCCTACGGGTGCTGCTTCAGATGACGAGACCTCCTCGgacatcatcaacctcaatgaTTACGATGTGTCCTGCAGTTTCAACAACATGTTTTATACCGAGGAGGCGTTTTCAAACTGGTCTCTCTATGCAAACCGAGCCCTTATTGAAGAACGAAATACTTATATGGAGGCCTTCTCTCGCAACAATCTAATTGAGTTCCTCCAATCCCGTGGATTGCTATCTACTGTCTCTTCTGCGCGTCTCTATTGTCGTAAGGTGGTTCTTGAATTCTACGTGAACCTTTCATCCAGTGTCAGAGTTCCACGATCACCTAAATACGGACGAGTCTTTGTACGGAACAAGGTGTACAACTTTGAGCCGCAGATCATCAGTGAGTATTGTGGCACACCGTTTATTGCTGAAGGTCCTCCATCGGACCTTAATGATGTGATTTCCACCCTGACTGGTGGACTGATTAGCAAGTTCCCTGCTCATCCTGAAAAGATCTCGGCCGCCACTCTTACATCCCTCTACTCCGTACTTCACAAGATCGCCATTCACAACTGGACTCCAACCACCAACGCCACGGTGGTTACTAAGTCTCAGGCACTTACTCTTTTTGCCATTGGCACCTCCAGCCTAAACTTTGGGCGTCTGGTATTTTATACTATCATGCAATATGCACATGGTGGCATGAAGTCATCCAAACTTCCATTTCCATCTCTCATTTATGGTATTTTCGAGTCACAAGGATTCATTAAAGACATCACCGAACATTCCACACATGCTAGTGAGTTACTGAAGATTGCCCCTGCTCTCCTCAAAGGAAATAGAAAGATTGACCTTCCCTGGATCAACTCTACCACAGTACCGCCCATTTCTGAGCCTCCTACAAGGTCACCCACTCATCGACCAACAAATGGTTATGTCAAGATTTTTGTTGCTGGAGTTGAGGCTCACCTTGATCATGCTCTTAAAAAGATCACCCAGGCTAAGGCAAACTTGGCATATTATGAGAATCTGGCTGCTGACCTCAGACTTATCTTGGAGCTAGGTACCTTTCCCagccaaaaagggggagatgatCAAACCGCTGGCCCATCTGGGTCCAAGGATTATGACAGTGATGAGGATTGGATCTGATGAGGATGAATGAATTTGTTTTTGTACTGGTTCTAGTCGTTTTAAGTGTTTAGCCATTTTAGAGAATGTGgttgtttttttttgttaatgTGGTTGTTCTATTTTACTAATGGTTCTGACTCTGCGTTGTTGAAATGGTGCTGATGCTATCTTAAGTGTTGCCAACATCTCTAACAACATTTTTATATCTTAAGTGTGTTCAGGGGAAGAGGAATGCTTGAAATCAGGGGGAGCTGATTTAAACTAAAACTGGGAGGAATTCTTTAAACTCAGGGGGAGTTAATTTGAGCCAATCCAAGATAAATGGTTTTGATCTCATTTTTTCTAagaaaggcaaaaagggggagattgaagggaaatatTATTTCCGAATCTAATTGATATATTTCTTGACTTAAATTATTTCCTTAACAACTTGCTTTCCTTGTTGCTTTGACTAagtaaatatttaatatgatttcTTCTTTCTTAGATAATGAGATGATCATTTAAGTATATTCGGAGATATGGTATTTGTGATAATGAGTTGATGAGATATGATAGTAGTAtttaaaaagagtttattcCTAACAAAAGTCTTATATTTCCTTGTGAAGTAGGTTACCTTATGGAATGAAACTCcacatctataaataagagaccAAGCCATCATTGACCTCTCTCGGTCAATATTCACTCACATGTGCACGTTCAGGAATTCAGAGAAAACCTTTTTCAAGAGATGTGCTGTGAAGAGTGTGatagtcctagctgagtgggtttgtacaagtagttgtataagtcaaagtcttctagtggatcctatccgtggagatagaaggggtgatgtaggagcagttgaagtctccgaacatccacaaaaatatcttgtgtatttaattgATTAACTATTGTTCTCAAACTGTTTTGATCAGTTGGAGTAttcgtcagttcagttgtcaccGTAACTGAACTGAAGAATGAAAAAACTAATTTGTCCTATTTCAGTTagtcagtttacataagttaaaacgTTTTCTAAATTTAACGGTattcttcacgaaggattacttcgagtttcttccgcttggtttttaatcaaactcgatttaattcaccAGTGTTAGTATTCTTAGAACATGAGCTATTGAAACTCATTGGAGACTGTTGTGTGCAAAATGCCTTCGAAGACACTAACACGCATGATCCTTCAAATATCCTATGAAACAAATGATGTTAGtccaaaaatattaaatatgattattgtaaattaattagaaaatttTCAGCATATGTGTTGAATTAATACGAATGTTTTCAATATAGTACGATGATAATTGTTTTTCGGTATGAGTTAGTGattaagtctttattaacttttttcccaaaaaaaaaaaatcatatatatagtTATGGTAACGATgtcttataatttaaaatactaaataaaacaaattatcaagaataaaaaaaaagaaaaaaaaaactaaacaaGAAATTCAAGAATATGTGGTTACTTAATTAGTTTAATCGATACGCTGTTTAGTTTGTTGATTTAATTGATATTAAATCCATAATCACTAAATTTGACAAGAATTCTTGTATAATAAAACACAATTACAAtaaattacttgaatttattgttCTTTATTGGGTCAAGACCTATAACCTGTCAAACATGAAAgtgaattttaatttaaagagatgctaatatttatatatatcgtAATAAGTGTGTTTACCCCTCATGATACTgataaaaataacttaaaaataatatgttgATGAGCATATTGTCAGGACTCCGAAAATACAATTCAAATGTTAACTATGACACTCAATTTTAAGTGACTGTCAAAATATCTCAACAACTCACAATTTGTGGACAAGATAGTAGATCACCATTTTAAAATCAAGATGATATTTGGTGTGATGTCGTTGATCACCAAATTAATTCCtactcttttaaataaaaatgagtaTAATGGTGAGTGGGGTCGAATCAACCGGGAACGgtagatttatttcttttgataataaaaataaaaaggaggggatttgttttgataattactaaataaaataacctAAACTAAAATTACCGAGCAAGAAAAATACTGAATCTAGAATTGAAAATTAATCGACGAGAATAAAGTGAAGAATTTATTACGAGAAAATACGGATTCAAGGAGAGTTCAACTAATTAATTAtatcactgttcatcggctaacaaatcatttattcatgttattccaagcaattaaccttagaataatagggatagccgctaaaattcttgtgtttttctaaattaattgaccaaacccagcatccagtcaaaacatATCATTAAtcaactgggcacgatagcatcccatattaattaaaaatagcattttagtttcgtgaaaacagttaatcctaaaatctaacaaccgagatagctgcaattggaAGATCTAGTTCCGTcgatttatttatattacacatgttatgatagcacaacacatctAACCTATTgctactcatgtaccaatcgttcatgacaattacggatcactgaattcatggttagcattagaaaatcatacatcaaattaaattttcagattaattgacgtatattcatataattaaatcatgaaTCAATGAATACTTGGGAAAACAAGAATAATAAATAAAAGTGCAAAAGaacctcacagtgataaaattaaaatagtagACTATCCCTTGAATCAGACTAAGAAAATTAGCCGAGCATAATTTGATCTACAatatccataaaaaataaataagaaaacaTAGAGAATTGCAAACTATTTTTGTTGGGAGAAAAATTAGAGTCTTGCGCCTTCTTTTCGTTGCTTGAGGATGGAACGGTGAGATAATTTCTTCCAATTTTTTTCTATTGAATTCTTGTGATGCGGCCGTCTTCTTATTGTTGAGTGGTATGCTTTTGGGTCTTATTATTAAGCTAAAAGCCCACTAATCTCTTAATTACCCTAattcttaaaatataaaatagtaGATATTATCTTCCCTCCAAGAATTTCCCCTAAACCAGATACCataattaattctttcaaatctTGCATAATCTTCACAAAATCAGATTTTTCTTCTTGCAATTTTTGGCAGCTGAAACATCATCACAAGACATTGCCACGCCTTGTTCCAGGACCTCTTCTGGTTTGGCCATTCTCTTTCAAAATCTATCTTGAaaacttcaaatgtgataaacatcACTTTTTTAGATCAAGTTTGCTCCAAGACCGTAAAAGTTACTtctacaataaaattacacaaaaatgtatcaattaaacatataGGAGACTGGAATAAtgagaaatatgaaaataaaaatattaactatTACGCGCCTATCAAAATCTCCCACACCTAAACGATACTTGTCCTCAAGCATAAAATAGATCAACTAATTATCTCAATTTTTCGTCCTCCTTCCGCTTCCTCTACTTAttcaaaacatttttcatgcaaGAAGACATATTAATTTTAGAGCATCTCACAAAATAATATCATGAACAATCACTGCAATCAGAATGTGTAGAAATTAAAATGCATGGGATTTAACAACTCCTCACAAGATTCGCTCATTCCGCTCATTGGTGTCTAGGATATATGTCAACAAACCCTCATGTCAAATGCATTGAAATTTTTTACCATAAGattgcaaatatatcacatccttccactaaatgaatgaattaaaatacacaaacaAAAAGGGCTATAAATGGGCTGTAATGTGGCTAGGGTTAAGGTAGGATAAAAAAAACAATGATCTATGGAATTAGAGAAACCATATCAAACTTttctaataaaaataaaaatgtatccAAAAAACTCTTATATCTCATAATAACAATCAAGagcatttttttgttttttttcggCTCTTTTTTTCTTCTCACTTCGTCTGCTTCTCTGctttctctttcttttctttttttatagACGGTGACTATGAGGTTTCGAGATTGATTAAATCCCAATAATTCACACTATTTTGGATTGAGTGATGCTATTTGTGAAAATTTTATGTGATTCTCCAATTCAAGGTTCAAAAAAAGGGGGATAACCAACAAAAAGCATTTATCATGGCTTGTAATGtggttatttttattcaaagaaaaagACTGAGTCTCAAACTTAGTTCACTAGGGGTCTATGAATCAGGGAGGCTCAAAGAACGGCTCAGATGATGCAAAAGAAAATGGTTTAAACCTAATGCCCTTATCATTTTGTCTGTGTACCTCATCCACCACAAAGTGTTGATAGAGACATGTATAACAATGCaagttttagaaaaattaacaatgcaATGACAACACACAATCAAAGAAAATGGAGCATAATATCATGATTGCTCATAGGCTCAAAGCTCaccaagagaaaaaaaaaatatagcaatTGTGTTAAATCTCACACACTTGTCCTCTCTAACTATCATCAAAAGCAACTTATTCATAATGCAAAAGTGAGAATGCAAAAACATTTGCACGCAAAGAAAACATCATTTTTTTTCGCATCGGAGACAATCAGGATCAGAAGAAAGAGATAACAAATGAACTAGGTGCTTGGAACTAACAATGtccctaatttttttttatgttttatttttttttttggtttttttattccaaaatgagaaaaaaaaaaggaaattaAAACGACAAATAAGGCAATATACCCTCCCATACCTACATGTGGCAATGTCCTCAATGACACAAAAATTAGGTGCACAACATTGACAGTAAAAGCAAGCGAGGGAAGTTAGAGAACTCTCCTGAAAATTGTTGGGCATCATAGAGTAAGGCGTCCTATTGCTGTGTGGAGGGAATGGTCGGTCGAATCTCATGTGTTTGTAAAATGCCAGCTGGTTTTGTTCCATACGGTGCAAACGCTGAGAGATCTCATCAAGCTCCACATCAAATCGTCGGCGGGGAGGTGCAGACGAAGTGGGTGAAGTGAAGCTGGTGGACGCTGCTGTGAGAGAGAAAGAAAAtaggttaatttttttaaaaaaaaaacaaatcagCAGAGGTGTTTCAACAAGGCATGGTCACGCCTTGTACGAAAACCTCTACTGGAacggatttttttaaaaaaaaattcagtagaGGTTTTTCCACAAGGCGTGGTCACGCCTTGTACGAAAACCTCttatggaatttttttttttgcgtaGAAGTGGTATTCTATAAGGCGTGGTCACGCCTTGTTAGAAGACATCTTCTGCAGAAATGTAAGAAAAATTgtactatttttttaaaaaaaaaaaaagaaaaggaaaaaaatcaaaataataaaaccaagaataaaaataaaaatcgggTTGCCTCCCAATCAACGCCTCTTTTTATTGTCGTTGGCTCGACTTCATTCTTTCTTGTTGCTCATGGTGGTTCATATATGGTCACTTTGTCCACTTTATTCcgcttgaatattttcatagcaaatttcagcaattGCTTATTTTGTTTGAATTTCTTGGAAATCTCTATCCCTTGGATATTTCCTCCTTTTTTATGAGTACATGCTTGGGTCGATCTGAAGGAAGTTTTTGGGCAATTTTAAATATCTGCGAATCAGAGAGAGAAAATATAGTATTAGAATTTTCAACAGGTCTTTCAATAATCTCCTCTAAATCATTCTTACcaacaatttttgaattttcttgtgacaaatGATTAGCGATATCAAGAGCATTAATAGTGCTTTCACTAACAAGATATTTCATGGTATCATAAATATTAAACTTAGCAATCTCACCATCAAATTCCATAGTATGGGTACCTCTATTAACATCTATGACagactttgaagttttcaaAAATGGTCTTCCTAGCAAAATTTGACTGTTTGAATCATCATTTTCAATGTCAAGCACATAAAAGTCAGCAGGAAAAACCAAATTTTCAACTTTCACAAGAACATCTTCAATTACACCTCTAGGATAAACAGTGGACCTATCAGCCAATTGGATCACAATGTCGGTTTCAGTCAgaggtccaagttccaaataattataaatagaaTCAGGCATGACATTGATAGAAGCACCTAAATCCAACATAGCCTTTTCAAGTCTAGTATCGTCAATAGTACAAAGGATAGAAAACATACCTGGATCACTGCATTTGATAGGAATAGTTTTTTGAATGATAGCAGAAACATGTTCTCCTACCTTTTCCCTTTTACACCCCTTCAACTTATGTCTCTTTTTAAAAGTACAtaattcttttaaaattttagcacAACGATGTACTGGTTTAATAGCATCTAATGAAGGAATATTTACCTCACCTCTACAAAGAGTGTCATTCAACTCCTTAATACTTTCACATTTTCTATTCAATGCAAGAGGGAATGGGGGGATGCGTTTATACTCAAATAGAGGAGAAAACTTACCTTTCAGAGCATTATCTTGATTGATTATTTTGTCCTCAACTTTTATCTCA containing:
- the LOC140806820 gene encoding uncharacterized protein translates to MKQQFLEKFFPASRAANIQKDICGIRQLHEETLYEYWERFKQLCASCPQHQIPEQLLVQYFYEALSLFDRNMIDAASGGALVNKTPQEARALISNMAANAQQFGTRQDNPPRQVNEVQQVKACGVWAMVGHPTDMCPSLQEETTQQANAIGGFPGQPQRRYDPYSNSYNPGWKDQPNFSYKNQGGQQEYPQQNGNKQHAPTQAPNSEIVKNWKFEKLGVQESAKQKEENEIKVEDKIINQDNALKGKFSPLFEYKRIPPFPLALNRKCESIKELNDTLCRGEVNIPSLDAIKPVHRCAKILKELCTFKKRHKLKGCKREKVGEHVSAIIQKTIPIKCSDPGMFSILCTIDDTRLEKAMLDLGASINVMPDSIYNYLELGPLTETDIVIQLADRSTVYPRGVIEDVLVKVENLVFPADFYVLDIENDDSNSQILLGRPFLKTSKSVIDVNRGTHTMEFDGEIAKFNIYDTMKYLVSESTINALDIANHLSQENSKIVGKNDLEEIIERPVENSNTIFSLSDSQIFKIAQKLPSDRPKHVLIKKEEISKG